The Anopheles moucheti chromosome 3, idAnoMoucSN_F20_07, whole genome shotgun sequence genome contains the following window.
TGATCATCGTTGTGGACGGAGGTGGGCTAGAATCGAGTGACCATGGGAAAGTTTGAGCTGGAAGTAGCGCCTCCGAGCGCGGAGTTGTTGGAGATCGCCAAGCAGGAACTCCGCGAGACACCGGAAGTCCGTGCAGCGGCCGTTGAGGAGCTGCGTAAGCTGCTGGAAGCGGCAACGGATCTCAACTACCACAACGATGAGGAGTTCCTGATCATTTTCCTGCGCCCAACCAAGTTCTACCCCGAAAGTGCACTGAAGTTGGTAAGATTGTGCGTCCCCCGTAATGGCGAACGCTCCCTGCATAATGCCTTCTGTTGCCTGTTGTAGATGCGGAGCATTGCGGAATTCAACAAAAACTACAAGGAAACGCTGTTCAACTTGATGCCGAGTGATGTGCAGAATGTGTTTGTCGAGCACAACATTGTCAACATTCTGACCAACCGGGATCAGAACGGGCGGCGCTTGATGTTCGTGAATATGGGTGAAGTCTGGGATCCGAAGGCGGTGTCGGAGGAGCAGGTGTTCCGCGTGCTGTACACGATTCACAAGCTGGCCATGCTGGAACCGGCCACTCAGATCAACGGTGTGGTGGTGATCTACGACTTCAAGGGGATGGGAATGAAGCAGGTCAAGGCGATGTCACCCGGTGGCGCTAAGCGTCTGCTGACGTTCATCCAGGAGGCGAGTCCGCTGCGTGTAAAGGGCATCCATTTCATCAACCAACCCATGCTCTTCAGTATGGTGTGGACTCTGTTCAAGCCCTTCGTGAAGGAGAAGCTAAACAAGCGTGTAAGTATGAGTCACTGTTGTGGTGGGCGCTATGGAACGCGTATCAAACCCCAAACGTATCGCTCCATTGTAGATGTTCTTCCACGGCGATAAACTCTCGAAGCTACACGAACATGTACACAAGGAGTACCTACCGTCGAACTATGGAGGAAGTCTTCCCGCGCTGGATTATGGTGGCAAGGATTGGTACCCGGTGGCGGAACAGCATCTCGAGTTCATCAAGAAATGGAACTCGTGCGGATTTAAGTAAACGATGACATGCTGGAGATTTGGAGACACTGCCACTTGCATCGTTATCAACACACCCCTGCAGTCTCATTGACCGTGGCCATCCAAACGTTAGAactgaaagagaaaaagaggaaGACAGAGTAAGAAACGAGCTCGCACGCCGTCTAAGCCGTTATCAATCGGTCGTTGTACGTTCCCAATAGACGTCAAACGATTGTTTCTACTGTCCTCTTCAGCTCCCTCTCTATTGCGACGCTTATCATTCATCTTCCGAACGGATCCAAGTGTTTTATATTTAGTTTCGACTTTTTCGTTCCCCTGTGTGCAATTCCGAAGCACAGTGGGATCGTTGCCGCAGCACATTGAATTTCGAACGTCAAAAGTCATGTTgcattttgtgttgcttttgttatCAGCTGTTATGAGTTACTTGCATAAATAAAGCTTGTAAATGATTCACTGTGATGAGTTTCATTTTGAAGGATATTCCGTGTTGAAGTGGATATCTTTAAGGGTTGATAAATTGTCCTATCttaaagaaaaattaattacacatttatttttagaacCTCCACGTCGATTATCACATAGAAAGTCACTGTAAGGTAGCCACATTTTATATCTTACGCTAGCGTAGCAATAAATGTTCCCACCCGATGCCTAACATCAAATTCATCAACCGTTGGGTTGTAAATCGATTTCTATAGTCAACGCTTaagaaaatacccccccacatGCACAAAACATGCTCCAGCTTAATCTTATCGTAATTGATCGCGAAGGATTAAACCGCCCCCTCGAGCAAAGGTCACCAGTGATAGGGAACGGTGTGAACAGTGAAACAGCAAGAAttgagttgttttgttttaaattttaagtaaaaaaaagtactTTAATTCGTTAAAATGGTCTAAAGGTTTGAATGTTGTTGTCTCTATTTGAAACCGCACGTATTCCACTTGGTGATGAATTCGTTAAACTGCTCAGCAACCGGGTACCACTCCTTGCCGCCGTAGTCCAGTGCCGGGAGAGTTCCACCGTAGTTGGCTGGCAGATACTCCTTGGGGACGTGCTCGTGCAGCTTAGCCATCTTCTCACCGTGGAAGAACATCTGTTAACATCGCAAAACGTCACCATACCATAATTAGATCACGATCCATTCTTACTCTGGCTACACTACCGCAACCACTCAGGGTCGCTGGGGACTTTCTACTTACACGCTTGTTCAGCTTCTCCTTCACGAAGGGCTTGAAAAGAGACCACACCATGTTGAAGATCATCGGCTCGTTGACGAAGTGGACAGCCTTCATGCGCAATGGACAGGCTTCCTGGATGAAGGTCAGCAGACGCTTGGCACCGCTCGTCGACATGGCCTTCACGTGGCCCATGCCCATGCCCTTGAAATCGTAGATCACTACCGCTCCGTTGATTTGAGTGGCCGGTTCGAGGACAGCCAGCTTCTGGATGGTGTAGAGCGCCCGGAAGATCTGATCCTCGGCCACCTCCTTCGTGTTCCACTTCTCGCCCATATGCACCACCATAAGGCGGCGACCCTTCTGGTCCCGGTTAGTGAAGATGTTGATCAGTCCATGGTCGACAAACACTGGCTTCACATCCACCGGCATCAAGTTGTGCAGCAGATCCTTGTAGGTCTTGTTAAACTCGGCTACATTGCGCATCTTGAGCAGACAAACAGCGAGAGGGAAGGACACGGTACAGACTTCGGAACTTTCTTCGAAAAAACCTTCCTTAAACTTACCAACTTCAGTGCACTTTCGGGATAGAACTTGGTCGGGCGCAGATAGATCAGCAAGAACTCGTCATCGTCCGGGAAGTTCAGGTCGCTAGCCTTAAGCAGCTTGCGCAGCTCCTCAATGGCGGCCGCACGGACTTCTGGCGTCTCTCGCAGCTCCTGTTTTGCAATTTCCAACAACTCAGCGCTCGGTGGCGAACGGTCAATCTCAAACGGACCCGGCATCTTGAACAGTCGGCAACACAGCAACAAGGAACTCGGAGTCGGAAAGACGCCAGCGAAAGTAGAACCGATGGGTCGTTTGGTGCGATTTAAGTACTCGAACCAGGCATCTGGTCGATTATCGGTGGATTGGATTACAGATACGATGCACACTGCAACGGTACCCGTTCGTCCGATTAGGTTGAAATCCCCCCCGCGAAAAACGGGCTGTCGTCTTATCAGAAAAGGGGTTTACATAACGAATGTTTTGGAGCAAATTTTGTTGATACAGTTGGTAGTgagtttacatttttttatggaGACGCTGCCTTGAACCTTCTGTAACCTTTGTTCATTTGGCGAACAAGATATGTGGAGCGTAAAGCTGTgttcataacaaaaaaaaaagaaaagtactgcAGGTGCATTCGACGTGAGCGACAGGTTTCGAACATTTTGGAATCCGTCGGTTTCAAAAAGAAGTAATAAAGGAATATTTCAAACTTGTTCATTCTATTCTTCGACCATTCTCACACTTCGCTAATGGAAAGCTTTAGATCGATACCGCACACTGTACAAGATTCAACGAACCGTGAAACGTGATCGTCAGCACGACTACTGCACAAAATCATATGCCGCTTACCAAACACACGCAGCACAGATGGAAAATAGTTATCTTTCCATCATTGCGCCGCTTCATCCGGCACAGAGGGCAACACTCTGAGGGGGTGTGTGTACGTGATTGATGGTTACCCGCCGCAAGTTTGTCGTGTCCGGTTCGTATAGTCGTCTTTAATGCGCACTTACCTCGTATTGACAATCTCATTAAACAGATACAGTGCCTTTAAAAacaatgaattaaattaatgcaATTACACGATTCCAAGGGTTTTTGGAAGCTAAATTACATACTGCGAATAATAATTAAGAGCAAAACGCCCTcaagtatgcaacccgcatgaCAAAGATTGCGCAACAAACGCTTTTGTTACGATCTTTACGTCTGCTCGGGGTCATCACACATGCTTGTTCTGCTTTTTTCAATCTTCCTACCACTATGCTTTCAATTACGGTCTCGAGAAGATTGCAAGCGGCTCGATCAAGCAGATGGTGTGTTGTTTCACAACCATTTCAATGTTTGCTGTCTGAAGTATCAGGCAAACGTGAAGATGATATCCATCACGGAGGAATCGGCCACAACTGAGCGCCATCTGATGCAAACGAACTGGAATAACAGCGAGAATGAAAGACTGAAGTTGAAGCATTACGCTGAGTAGCAACCATTTGCGTAACCGATCGAAAAGGAATAGTTTTGCCGGTACAACACTAATATTTGTGGACAAATAAAGCATTTAACcgtaatttttaaatttgttaatgTACTAACATTAATAAATAGCACGCCATTTCCTTTCATTGATAGTCCCATCCGCGCTATGAATATCCTTGAGGTGGCTTCATTGTATAGCCTGCGCCCAAATTGCACAGTAAATTCGATTATCACCTCAATCATCCCCCCAATGTCATGGTCTCGCACGAGCAGCCGCAAAAGGCTCGAAGGCCACTGGTGGAATTTTCTGCatgcggctgctggcaccagaaaCCCGTGAAACAAGTCGCacggaaaaataaaccaccaAATTTCCCATCCAGCAGCCACAAAAGTCGTGCGTGTACGTGCATGTTCCCTTCGTCCacaggttcgtcgcttaccgCCCACCGCGGCGTGTGCAGTCTTTCGTTTTACCGCGGGCGATGGATGATAGTGAGctcaataaacaaataaaaacgcaTACGCAAACAGACACCGCGCTAGGTAGGAAAAGGTCACCAACACCACGATCGCCGAACGATTCGCCAGATCGGCTCCAAGCGCACGTCAGAACGTCAACGCTCCCACGGAAGTCTATAAAGCGAATGGCGAGATGATCGGACGGTTTCATTCATCGCACAGCTCGGGAACGAACGTAGCTTTTGTGGATGTAACGTTTCGAACAACAGTCATCGTCGAACCGTGGTGCGGTGTGgaccgttttgtttgttgtgcaatTTTCACTCTGCTTTATTCAAACTCAAGAAAGAAACCCCTCTTGATccgtgcgtgcgtgagtgCCTTGGCGGTGGTTCGCGCGTTTGTGTATACCCTTCAACCCCCGAGCCGGTTCGGGTCTGTTTTGGAGTCGAGTGGTGTTGCGTGTGGTGTAGGACACAGCAAAAGGCTTTTTTTAGGAAACAAAACCTGACACAGTGCGAGACTGCGGCAAACACACCATCGGGCTCAAGGTCGCCGGGCTTGAGAGCTGCTAGATTTGTTGAATTTGGTTTTGGAGGTGGTAATTGGAGGATTGTTCGTGTGGTTGGTGCATACAGCTAGCGTCCCTGATTCACCATTAATGCCTTCGGTTGGAAAGTGAAAACCCTTGGTAATATCTAGCGCTACCCTTAAAATCCCCCCCGGCGATTAAAGTGAACACAAGTCTGAACCGAACCAAAAATGTCGATCAAATACAACGAGAAGAACTACCCGTACATCGATCTCGGACGGGGCTACATCATCTATCTGCAAGACGATGACTACACCGACCAGCAATGGATCGTGAAGGCAGAACAGGAACTGAACGAAACACCGGAAAATAAGGCTCGTTCGCTGGAGCAGCTCCGGGAGCTGCTGCGGGGCGAAAAGAAGCTTACCGTGCCGCTGGACGACGAAAAGTTCCTGCTCAAGTTCCTGCGCCCGATGGCGTACGATGTGCAGAAGGCGTTCGACTGCATCCGGCATACGTTCGCGATGAAGCGCAGCTACGGCAAGGATTACTACGAAGGTCGTATCAAACCATCGCACATACGGCACATCTACGATTCCGGCATGGTGAACTTCCTGCCGCTGCGTGACGACGACGGAAGTGGTATATGCGTGACCCAGCTTGGACGTAAGTACTTATGCTGGGATGCCAAGCTGCAATTTGCATTCATTAACAATAGACCCAACCGAAACCTCCACGAAGCGTTCGTTGACCCCCGTGCTTCAAGTCAAACGCGGATCGGACTGTGACAGGTTTTATTTGCGTAAAACTCTCCATATGCTCCCAACAAAACCTGTTTAAAATCTTCATCCCTCATGGCCATTGCCTATAGAAACCTTGTTGCCGATATTCGTAATCTTTCGTGGCGAGTGGATCGAAGTTGTTGGGGGTTTCGTCCTCCAACAGTTTAAAAATTCTACACCGTTAACGTCAGCAATACATTTGCAACAGTCTCTTTTTCGTGCTGGTTTTGGCGTTCCATTTAGGTCTCTCCTTCTGCTGGTGGTTTGAAACATGATCATGCTATCATGCTGCTATAAAGCCATTTGTTTCGTACCATTGCTTGGTTAAATGTGTTGCCAGCATTAGGGCTGATGAAATGGAAGCTGTGGTGGTAAATCTGCACCCACCAATAAGTTGGTGAGGGTGAGCATTTTTACTATAACCCTATCACCCATTGTGTTCCGATCAACACGGGTGTGATCGTGTGCTCATTCTCTATTGTGTTTAAAGCTTGATAGACTGGGGTGACTTTAATTTCAACACAACTCGCTGGTACCTTTAAATCggtttgaaatgaaattgtggaataaatgaaacaaatgattACACAATGAACAAAGAATGAACAAAACTGGTGGCAGTCACGATAATGACTCCAAATATTACTGAGTACTCTATTTATACGTTAGTAGGGCAACTAAAGTTTCTTCATAATGTCCTACAAATCATTGTTTTATGGAACAAATCTTGATGAAGTTGTTAAATTAACTACTCATTTCTTTTCCTGTTATCATTCCCGAATGGTTGAAGGCCTCTTTTTTTTGACGATCGTACCATTATCACCGTGGATGCGATCTTGACCTATTTTCTGCGTTTATAGCATCCGTTGTCGGTGCTATTGCATAAGTGACCCTCACAGCTATCCGTTGCGAGACGGGTGTTACTTTCATCGAGAATTGTGACGCACCGGCACACCGGTCACTTTCAGTATTAACCTTGACGTTTGATTCTTGCTTTTTGTTTGACGAAACAAGCAGGAGAAGTACAATGGAATATTCCTACACGGTGAAATCGCGACCAGATTACAAATAGTTACAATTACACGGACGATAGAGGTGGATAGATCGATGGTGACAGTTGGCTTTGCAGTCGGAATCGATAAATATTAATCTGTACCGGTTGGCGGGAGTACAGAAGAATTAGCATCGGGATAAAAATGAGATTACTAGCGATCGTGCGTGACGCTTCTATGACGCATCTCGGAAAAAGCCATTCTCCACGATGTACCAAGAGGGGAATTAATTATTGGAATACATAAAACCATTCGTTGATATGTTTGCAGtagatgcatttttttttaattttacccCCATTATTGTCAATTGTTGTATAGAATAATTTGAATAGTACCTCGCTTCTCATTGTAAGAGTAACTGCTTCAATCTACAATTTAATTATCCTTTTTCAGTAATTGTGATGTATATGACCTTGTAAATTCACAATTTGTGATTaattttttgtgcttttttttttgaggccTCACAATTCTGGTTCATAATTTTCAATGTCAACAAAATTGTACtgtttcaaataaaacaatttcaattttcataatATGAAAATCTCAGTAGTACGCTTTACGAGCACTAGATGCAtgcgattgcatacttttaggcgtttatGATAACGCAGTAATGGGAAAAAGTATAATTAGGGTTTTAAATTATCACAaatgaaaatatgaaataCTTTTCATAACTAATAATTAAGTATTTATAAAAGGTAGAAAAAGTAGTCTAAAATTTAGCTATAATAATGACGAATTAATTCATCTTTATCACTACTTATGCGGTGTGAATATGGCGCGCTCTATTTACGAAATCAAAATAAGCTTCCCATATTACCCATAGCCTCCACGggtggtttcacttttatgCCCAAAAAGGCTAACGATTTcctgcaaaacaaatgaatcaCTCGACAAACTTTGAATAGCACCCCAAAAGAAGCTAACCATAAATGCGGGTCACGCCTGCATGACTTTCGCGCGCTGGTAAAAGATTCAATCTAATCCGGCAGTAAACACCTTCCTtccggggttttgttttggtttgggttttgttcTGGTCCGTAAAGCTAAACCCGTTTAACCTTTAGGGCAGCGTGTCATTTACAACTCTTTGCGCTTCTTTTGCAATCCCTTTTTCGCCCATCGCCAGGCAAATGGAACACTTCGAAGGTATCGATGTACGACGTCGTAGCATTGTTCCGCATCAACATTGAAGCCTCGCTGATGGATCCGCTCGTGCAGGTGAACGGCATACGTATCATCTTCGACTTCGAGGGACTTTCGATGTCGCACGTGGCGCAGGCCTCGCCGAAGCACGCGATGGTGAGCCTGCAGTGGATCCAGAAGTGTTGCCCGCTGCAACTGAAGAGCATCCACATCGTCAACAACTCGATGCTGTTCAACGTACTGTTTACCATCTTCAAGCCGTTCATCTCGAAGGACCTGCGGGACAAGATGCACTTCCACAACCGTGACTTTAGCTCGCTGACCAAGTGCATCAGCGCGAAGTGTTTGCCGCCCGCGTACGGCGGTACGCTCGATGCACCCGAGTGCGAAGGTCAGCTGCTCGGCGACTTCATGCAGCTTTACGATAAGCACTACGAAAGTAAGTCGACGGTCAGGTTCACGTGTCGGTGACGAAGGTGGTGACTAATGcatgtgttttcttcttttccgcTGTTGACCCGATTCTTCTGGAATGCCCCTTCACGCAGCAATGGACGCGTATGGATACGACGAGAGCAAATGAAAATGCCAACAAACACCCTGCCAGAGTGTTGCTGCCGTGTTACTGCCGCCAATCTGTGATCTATACCGCATCGCAAAAAAACCCGCCCcctactctctctctctccctccctcccaGCACTACTCTCCAGTATGGTCGGTTCTATCACCATCCGCCTTACCGTCACATAACAGAACAGATCGAGCTGCCAGGTTCGCGATTAGTGTGCAAGCGATTAGGTAAGCGCGGTGGGACACCGTGACATGCTTGAGGGTTAATGGTAAGATGCTTAATGCAAGCAgactaccaccaccacgacgacGACCGGGGGGACGCATTTTGGGCGGATTGGGAGTGTTGACATTGAAACGTCTCGGTCAGCGTCTCGTGCCACACAGCGGGACATTATTTCTCACGGGCATAAATTAAAGTTCAAGTGCCGCactgcgtatgcgtgtgtttgcGCGTGGTGAAGGGCAAGATGAAATGAAGACAAgtttatttattggttttattaGAAACGTGCGGCAATGTATGTTTTTGTGTCGATCGAACATGTTTGAGGTTTGTCGGAATGGAGCAAACGAGTGCTAAATTTAACTATAAGTGAAGGTACTGtaaatctgtgttttgttttccgatttAGAATATCGTTTACCGTCAGTgtgagtgaaataaaattacaattatCAACCATCTTATATTATGAAAACTGTGTTAATATtgctaattatttttttaactcaTCGAACTGGGAAACTACTATCGTGAGATTTGGCCTGAGGATCTCTCGTTCTTTGTAAGAATATTATGTCCTACTCAATCGATAATTTTGTCAACATGTGTACAAGTCTTCTTTCACAATACTTATCACGACTTATCACAATTGATTAACCAGAATATAGTCCAAGTACAggtagtccccgagatacgctattatagcggaccgttataacccgggaaaaatccgcgtatctcgaatttccgcgtaagtccaATCCTGGTGctatttcgtttatatttcaaaatggcacagtcgacttccttctcggCACTTAGTTGTTCAACAAATTATTCATCTTTTTAAAAGATACGTTAAAatctaataaaaacaaatgttttaaataaacatggaagatattttcgaccaatttttcgaATTTCAATAGATTTCGTCATctgattttttatgttttgtgctTAGAACTCATCACCGAATTCGCGTATAAGAGAAACCGCGTAGCTCGGGGACTGCCTTTACTCAaatacgcctctgagacataGAATCCGCCGTAAACAAATGGGTGAAATATCTAAGATTCGAGAGAATGATGTCTTGAAGTGTTTTTGGGAACTCTGTACAATGCCCTTAATATTAACTCAACGAATTAGACTCTCAAGCTCCGGtggtcatgtcattagaatgacaccagaCTTTCAGGCCAACCAATAAAGTCTTTTCAGACCTGCTAAATGCATTTCAGCAGAAGTTAACTATATTAAGATGGTGGGTATCCTTACTATGCGATTTATCTATTGTCCAACAATCTAACAAGAGACAACATCCCAACTGAATTAATCACAAGCATCTTTTCTCAACGGCATAATTACTTGTcctgatttatttatttactcttttgtttatttacctttttatGTCGCAAAACATTAGACAAGCTATGGCATTCCTTTTAATAAACTTCCTGAATGACGATTCCGTGATGTAGCAAGTGCACAACTTTTGGCCATTTGACAACAAATATCCTTTTCCTTAAGATTCTTTTACCTCGGGCACGTACCCATGTGTCTCCTCTTCTGcaatccacaaaaaaaaacatgcaaataGAGTCACTTAATATGGTCTTTAACGCTTCCCTCGTTTATCACACGTACTCTCGAATTTCTCCTTGTAACAATCCAACAGCTGTCCGATGACTGCCCCATCGTACTCCACCGGCAGCTCGTACGTTCCGCCCAGAAACGAGGGCAGACAGTCCGCATCGATGTGTTCGTGCAGCGATTTAAACTCCACCCCGTGCAGGAATATCTGAAAGCAAATGGGGGGCGCATAGTCCGCAGACGACGCACTCGACGCGCTTAATATTCAATCAATTGCATATTCTCTTACATCGGCACCAACCCGCTGGCTCCATTTCTTCCCCAGAAATGGTTTGAATATCTTGAAAAAGATGTTAAACATGCGCGCATTGTTGACGATGTGTATGCCCTTGATGCGATGGGGCGAGTTCTTCTGCCCATGGTCCACGACCGTCTTCACGAACTTGGGCGGAAACTGGCCGATATGCGACAGGGACAGCTTGTCGAAGTTGATGACGAACACGATGCCGTTCAGCTGGGTGGTCGGCTCTTGGCCAACCGTCTCCATTAGCATGTTGGTGCAGCGGATCACCTCCAGCGACGGCACTTTCGTGCAGTTCCATTTTGCTgcaaaaattaaatgcaatgCCGGGCTGGCGATTAGACGTTGCACGGGTGCGACCGGTGTGCGAGCGTGTTTACCTCCCATTTCCATGTACAGTATGCGACGCCCGTGTTGATCGCGCTTCGGTAGAATCTGTACCACACGATCCTCGAGAGCGTTTTTAACCGAGCTCGTCGTCAAGTGATCGGAGATgaagttttctttcgctttcatGCGGTAAAATGCTTTCATCTGGAGCGTTTCAAAAGGGAGCACACGTTAATCATATCAGCACGTTCTCGGGATAATGCCATCCAATCACTCACCATGTCGAACGTACTATCGGGATAATACTTCTTGGGACGCAAGAAACGCCTCATGAACGACTCATCCTCCACCGGAACTCTCAGCTGCTTTTCCtctaaaacacaacacaacaccaacCAATTAACACAAAACAGCTGCTGCACTGATGCGATGAACTAGTGTGACCTCCAACACTTACGCTGAATTAACTCGCGAAGCTTCCGAATGGACGCATCCATCACGTCGTTCGTTTCGCGCAACTCTTTAGCTGCCTTTTCCTTCGAAACCGCGTCCGTAAATTCTGCCAAATCGAGCGCCAACTTTACGCCATTTCCAAAATCAACAAACGGAGCTTTTAGCTCGTCGTAACGCAAAGCCATCGTAAGCGAACGCAGCAGCGATTGCCGGATGATTCCCGAAAGACACCAACAGGGAACGGTGATGCTTGCGTGCGGCCAGAACCAGTGCACGCGTCCGAAAGCGAGTTGGCGTTGGCGAGCAAGAACGCCACCAAGAACGATTGGGATTGCTTAACGCACACAGCTTTAGCTATGCGTAACGAACGAAGAAACGCTGAAGAAAACGGTCCACAAACCGGCCGGCATACCCCCGGCCCTGGGAACATGATCTGGACAGAGGGTGGTGAAGGCGGTTAAGATCAAATTCGTTCCCGAGTAAGCGTTTCGGTCGCTTAGCCACTGTTTTGCAAAACGGATAACACAGGCAAAGCAAAATGATTTGTTACATGTTGGTTGCAGATATAACATGCTtaatattaaacaattttaaaaggTTTCAGGCTGTAGATCTTTAAAACACCCCTTCTGATAAATATTCAACGAGTCGGaaataaattcttcaaaaattcACATTGACTGGTTGTATACAAATATGATGAATATTGCATACAAGTTGTATGCAAGCAATCGGCAATCAACGGGAGCTTTTGCTTTTTCCAATGGAATCACGCGGCAACAACACCTAAAGCTACTTTGATCGCTCTGCAGGGGTCGAATAAgtagaaaaaatgaaaaatgaataaaaaaataaataaaagaaactaaTATTAATTGATATATATTCCAAACACAATGTAAACATTTCCAACAATGAGAAAGAAAATGTGCGTAAACATTGCTATCTGGCAAACAAAACGTGTTTCCCAGCCAACCCTTCCAAAGCAACCCTTTACCGCTGTCGAGTAACCCTGCATTACGCGCAAACAAAATAGAGTTGCGCGCTTCCCGTTCGGCTCACTTTGTCGTTGAAATCACTCGGTGATCAAAGCGAATcaccagcacacacacccgcTCTGTGCCAGGCAGGTGTGCGTTTGAGAAAGCAAACAGCCAAATACAACGCATAGTGTGATTGTGGTGATTTTCGGTGACATTCAGCGGGAGTAGTAACGCGATCGGCGCGACTTTTGCAAACTCCCATTCAGTAACACGTGGTCTGCAGCATGGCATCGTTACAGTTTGATGACAAAAACGTACCGTATCTCGACCTCGGCGACGGCTATCGGATCGCACTGGAAGGTGACGAGTACACGGATGCGAAGGCAAAGGAAAAGGCCGCCCGGGAGTTGCGCGAAACGCCGGACGTGGTGGAGAAGTCGATGGAAGAATTGCGCGCCCTGCTGCAAGGTACGTATGTGATGCGCTTCGCGTCGTGGACGGTGCGTGATTAGAATGCGATCCGATGTGATTGAGGGCCGAAATTGGAACACCA
Protein-coding sequences here:
- the LOC128302437 gene encoding retinaldehyde-binding protein 1-like; amino-acid sequence: MGKFELEVAPPSAELLEIAKQELRETPEVRAAAVEELRKLLEAATDLNYHNDEEFLIIFLRPTKFYPESALKLMRSIAEFNKNYKETLFNLMPSDVQNVFVEHNIVNILTNRDQNGRRLMFVNMGEVWDPKAVSEEQVFRVLYTIHKLAMLEPATQINGVVVIYDFKGMGMKQVKAMSPGGAKRLLTFIQEASPLRVKGIHFINQPMLFSMVWTLFKPFVKEKLNKRMFFHGDKLSKLHEHVHKEYLPSNYGGSLPALDYGGKDWYPVAEQHLEFIKKWNSCGFK
- the LOC128304609 gene encoding retinaldehyde-binding protein 1-like, yielding MPGPFEIDRSPPSAELLEIAKQELRETPEVRAAAIEELRKLLKASDLNFPDDDEFLLIYLRPTKFYPESALKLMRNVAEFNKTYKDLLHNLMPVDVKPVFVDHGLINIFTNRDQKGRRLMVVHMGEKWNTKEVAEDQIFRALYTIQKLAVLEPATQINGAVVIYDFKGMGMGHVKAMSTSGAKRLLTFIQEACPLRMKAVHFVNEPMIFNMVWSLFKPFVKEKLNKRMFFHGEKMAKLHEHVPKEYLPANYGGTLPALDYGGKEWYPVAEQFNEFITKWNTCGFK
- the LOC128301822 gene encoding alpha-tocopherol transfer protein-like, with the protein product MSIKYNEKNYPYIDLGRGYIIYLQDDDYTDQQWIVKAEQELNETPENKARSLEQLRELLRGEKKLTVPLDDEKFLLKFLRPMAYDVQKAFDCIRHTFAMKRSYGKDYYEGRIKPSHIRHIYDSGMVNFLPLRDDDGSGICVTQLGRKWNTSKVSMYDVVALFRINIEASLMDPLVQVNGIRIIFDFEGLSMSHVAQASPKHAMVSLQWIQKCCPLQLKSIHIVNNSMLFNVLFTIFKPFISKDLRDKMHFHNRDFSSLTKCISAKCLPPAYGGTLDAPECEGQLLGDFMQLYDKHYETMDAYGYDESK
- the LOC128304465 gene encoding retinaldehyde-binding protein 1-like — encoded protein: MALRYDELKAPFVDFGNGVKLALDLAEFTDAVSKEKAAKELRETNDVMDASIRKLRELIQQEKQLRVPVEDESFMRRFLRPKKYYPDSTFDMMKAFYRMKAKENFISDHLTTSSVKNALEDRVVQILPKRDQHGRRILYMEMGAKWNCTKVPSLEVIRCTNMLMETVGQEPTTQLNGIVFVINFDKLSLSHIGQFPPKFVKTVVDHGQKNSPHRIKGIHIVNNARMFNIFFKIFKPFLGKKWSQRIFLHGVEFKSLHEHIDADCLPSFLGGTYELPVEYDGAVIGQLLDCYKEKFEKEETHGYVPEVKES